Proteins from one Setaria italica strain Yugu1 chromosome V, Setaria_italica_v2.0, whole genome shotgun sequence genomic window:
- the LOC101781500 gene encoding protein EXECUTER 2, chloroplastic isoform X1 produces MSPAATACATPAAARPPLNTVPARRSPPSAVRPPSATPARRAAGYCFCTASSSASSPSTWDWTRWSRHFDEVEQDESYASLLQFQLEEAVENEDFAEAAKLKRAILEATGNDAVAHVMAELKSAIEEQRYQDASRLTRLAGTSLVGWWVGYAKDTDDSIGRIVRISPGVGRYVAKSYSPRQLVTASSGTPLFEIFLVRENDETYTMKVVHLRPTKGTSSASSISSTATEGPAKVENESSSESSAISDSVTEEASTDTTVKGNEDVEEKEQDVGSSKDSSVEGLKSVLNFFKSRIPEFKVQVINVDVSEETELAANSSEELVQDDVKSSSENSLEEPTTEELEQEEDVSEEDMDDESKSTEVKLFISGVVHNKEDAGAKSYVRVPAEINNMEKDSFELYIPGKGSDRDLAETKAAKQKVADMAAKLASELMPSDVAKALWGTTKSSSKINKEVQELLRLTLSKAQVKLTENTIFNRIVMDTNSTDPFSGLYVGAFSPYGPEIVQLRRKFGHWNSTDDVEFFEYVEAVKLTGDLSVPAGQITFRAKIGKGKRLENRGAYPEEFGVIASFKGQGRIAQPGFKNPRWVDGELLVLNGKSTIPHLGGAELGFLYSVPEQSFLVLFDRLNLPE; encoded by the exons ATGTCCCCCGCGGCCACCGCGtgcgccacgccggcggcggctcgcccGCCCCTCAACACCGTCCCGGCCCGCCggtcgccgccctccgccgtgCGACCGCCATCCGCcacccccgcccgccgcgccgccggctactGCTTctgcaccgcctcctcctcggcgtcgtcgcCCTCCACCTGGGACTGGACCCGATGGAGCCGCCACTTCGACGAGGTCGAACAGGACGAGAGCTACGCGTCCCTCCTCCAG TTCCAGctcgaggaggcggtggagaacGAGGACTTCGCCGAGGCCGCCAAGCTCAAGAGGGCCATCCTCGAGGCCACCGGCAACGACGCTGTCGCCCACGTCATGGCCGAGCTCAAG AGTGCTATAGAGGAACAGCGGTATCAGGATGCCTCAAGGTTGACCAGGCTTGCTGGAACCAGCTTG GTAGGTTGGTGGGTGGGATACGCTAAGGACACCGATGATTCCATTGGGAGAATTGTACGAATAAGCCCTGGTGTTGGGAGATATGTGGCTAAGAGCTACAGCCCAAG GCAATTGGTGACTGCATCTTCTGGGACTCCATTATTTGAAATTTTCCTCGTCAGAGAAAATGATGAGACGTATACAATGAAG GTGGTACACTTGCGACCAACAAAAGGAACATCAAGTGCATCATCCATATCTTCGACAGCTACAGAAGGTCCAGCTAAGGTGGAGAATGAAAGTTCATCAGAAAGTAGTGCTATATCTGATAGTGTTACAGAGGAAGCAAGTACAGATACTACAGTAAAAGGAAATGaggatgttgaggagaaagaaCAAGATGTTGGTAGCAGCAAGGATAGTAGTGTTGAAGGATTAAAAAGTGTTTTGAATTTTTTCAAGTCTCGGATTCCTGAATTCAAAGTTCAAGTAATAAATGTTGATGTATCTGAGGAAACTGAATTGGCTGCAAATTCGTCGGAAGAATTAGTACAAGATGATGTGAAGAGTTCATCAGAAAACTCATTGGAAGAGCCCACCACTGAGGAGCTTGAGCAGGAGGAAGATGTTTCAGAAGAAGATATGGATGACGAGAGTAAAAGTACTGAGGTGAAGCTTTTCATCAGTGGAGTGGTTCACAATAAAGAAGATGCTGGAGCAAAATCATATGTTCGTGTTCCAGCTGAAATAAATAACATGGAAAAAGACTCCTTCGAACTGTACATTCCTGGAAAAGGTTCTGATCGAGATCTGGCTGAAACAAAGGCTGCAAAACAAAAAGTTGCAGATATGGCTGCTAAATTAGCATCAGAGCTTATGCCATCTGATGTCGCAAAGGCATTATGGGGCACAACCAAGAGCTCTTCAAAG ATAAATAAAGAAGTTCAGGAGCTTTTAAGGCTTACATTAAGCAAGGCTCAAGTCAAGCTGACTGAGAATACCATTTTTAATCGGATTGTTATGGACACTAACAGCACAGATCCATTTAGTG GTCTCTATGTTGGAGCATTTAGTCCATATGGACCAGAAATTGTGCAGCTTCGTCGGAAGTTCGGGCACTGGAACAGTACCGATGACGTTGAGTTTTTCGAGTACGTTGAAGCAGTAAAGTTGACTGGTGATCTGAGTGTCCCTGCTGGCCAG ATAACATTCCGTGCCAAGATTGGGAAGGGCAAGCGTCTTGAGAATCGTGGCGCATACCCAGAAGAATTTGGTGTG attGCCAGTTTTAAGGGTCAGGGTAGAATAGCACAACCTGGATTCAAAAATCCTCGATGGGTGGATGGCGAGCTTTTGGTGCTCAATGGCAAG AGCACAATCCCACACCTTGGAGGTGCTGAGCTTGGTTTCCTGTACAGCGTACCCGAGCAGAGTTTTCTGGTTCTCTTCGACCGGCTTAATCTTCCTGAGTAA
- the LOC101781500 gene encoding protein EXECUTER 2, chloroplastic isoform X2, whose protein sequence is MSPAATACATPAAARPPLNTVPARRSPPSAVRPPSATPARRAAGYCFCTASSSASSPSTWDWTRWSRHFDEVEQDESYASLLQFQLEEAVENEDFAEAAKLKRAILEATGNDAVAHVMAELKSAIEEQRYQDASRLTRLAGTSLVGWWVGYAKDTDDSIGRIVRISPGVGRYVAKSYSPRQLVTASSGTPLFEIFLVRENDETYTMKVVHLRPTKGTSSASSISSTATEGPAKVENESSSESSAISDSVTEEASTDTTVKGNEDVEEKEQDVGSSKDSSVEGLKSVLNFFKSRIPEFKVQVINVDVSEETELAANSSEELVQDDVKSSSENSLEEPTTEELEQEEDVSEEDMDDESKSTEVKLFISGVVHNKEDAGAKSYVRVPAEINNMEKDSFELYIPGKGSDRDLAETKAAKQKVADMAAKLASELMPSDVAKALWGTTKSSSKINKEVQELLRLTLSKAQVKLTENTIFNRIVMDTNSTDPFSGLYVGAFSPYGPEIVQLRRKFGHWNSTDDVEFFEYVEAVKLTGDLSVPAGQITFRAKIGKGKRLENRGAYPEEFGVIASFKGQGRIAQPGFKNPRWVDGELLVLNGKLQDCP, encoded by the exons ATGTCCCCCGCGGCCACCGCGtgcgccacgccggcggcggctcgcccGCCCCTCAACACCGTCCCGGCCCGCCggtcgccgccctccgccgtgCGACCGCCATCCGCcacccccgcccgccgcgccgccggctactGCTTctgcaccgcctcctcctcggcgtcgtcgcCCTCCACCTGGGACTGGACCCGATGGAGCCGCCACTTCGACGAGGTCGAACAGGACGAGAGCTACGCGTCCCTCCTCCAG TTCCAGctcgaggaggcggtggagaacGAGGACTTCGCCGAGGCCGCCAAGCTCAAGAGGGCCATCCTCGAGGCCACCGGCAACGACGCTGTCGCCCACGTCATGGCCGAGCTCAAG AGTGCTATAGAGGAACAGCGGTATCAGGATGCCTCAAGGTTGACCAGGCTTGCTGGAACCAGCTTG GTAGGTTGGTGGGTGGGATACGCTAAGGACACCGATGATTCCATTGGGAGAATTGTACGAATAAGCCCTGGTGTTGGGAGATATGTGGCTAAGAGCTACAGCCCAAG GCAATTGGTGACTGCATCTTCTGGGACTCCATTATTTGAAATTTTCCTCGTCAGAGAAAATGATGAGACGTATACAATGAAG GTGGTACACTTGCGACCAACAAAAGGAACATCAAGTGCATCATCCATATCTTCGACAGCTACAGAAGGTCCAGCTAAGGTGGAGAATGAAAGTTCATCAGAAAGTAGTGCTATATCTGATAGTGTTACAGAGGAAGCAAGTACAGATACTACAGTAAAAGGAAATGaggatgttgaggagaaagaaCAAGATGTTGGTAGCAGCAAGGATAGTAGTGTTGAAGGATTAAAAAGTGTTTTGAATTTTTTCAAGTCTCGGATTCCTGAATTCAAAGTTCAAGTAATAAATGTTGATGTATCTGAGGAAACTGAATTGGCTGCAAATTCGTCGGAAGAATTAGTACAAGATGATGTGAAGAGTTCATCAGAAAACTCATTGGAAGAGCCCACCACTGAGGAGCTTGAGCAGGAGGAAGATGTTTCAGAAGAAGATATGGATGACGAGAGTAAAAGTACTGAGGTGAAGCTTTTCATCAGTGGAGTGGTTCACAATAAAGAAGATGCTGGAGCAAAATCATATGTTCGTGTTCCAGCTGAAATAAATAACATGGAAAAAGACTCCTTCGAACTGTACATTCCTGGAAAAGGTTCTGATCGAGATCTGGCTGAAACAAAGGCTGCAAAACAAAAAGTTGCAGATATGGCTGCTAAATTAGCATCAGAGCTTATGCCATCTGATGTCGCAAAGGCATTATGGGGCACAACCAAGAGCTCTTCAAAG ATAAATAAAGAAGTTCAGGAGCTTTTAAGGCTTACATTAAGCAAGGCTCAAGTCAAGCTGACTGAGAATACCATTTTTAATCGGATTGTTATGGACACTAACAGCACAGATCCATTTAGTG GTCTCTATGTTGGAGCATTTAGTCCATATGGACCAGAAATTGTGCAGCTTCGTCGGAAGTTCGGGCACTGGAACAGTACCGATGACGTTGAGTTTTTCGAGTACGTTGAAGCAGTAAAGTTGACTGGTGATCTGAGTGTCCCTGCTGGCCAG ATAACATTCCGTGCCAAGATTGGGAAGGGCAAGCGTCTTGAGAATCGTGGCGCATACCCAGAAGAATTTGGTGTG attGCCAGTTTTAAGGGTCAGGGTAGAATAGCACAACCTGGATTCAAAAATCCTCGATGGGTGGATGGCGAGCTTTTGGTGCTCAATGGCAAG TTGCAAGATTGCCCTTGA